In Colwellia sp. PAMC 20917, a single genomic region encodes these proteins:
- the murB gene encoding UDP-N-acetylmuramate dehydrogenase: MKSRQQFSLQKNNSFAVYATTPIIYYPNSEQDLQLLAAVTSEPFYILGAGSNTLFVEGVTPVIIKPEFLGIHVNETEEYYQVNAACGENWHDLVCFCIDEGINGLENLALIPGSVGAAPVQNIGAYGVEIANFIESVTWFDFAKNKSQQLTQAQCQFDYRDSIFKNALKNKGIITDITLRFPKNWQAKLNYQGLNTLPQNSHARVIMDTVISIRNAKLPDPKVIPNAGSFFKNPVVSAEQFLLLKSNHPEIAAYQQDNGTVKLAAGWLIERAGLKGYQLNGAAVHNKQALVLTNIDSACGADIKNLALHVQQTVFALFTIMLQPEVRMLGEQGEVTLGAIS, from the coding sequence ATGAAATCACGCCAACAATTTTCCCTACAAAAAAATAACAGTTTTGCAGTCTATGCAACGACACCCATTATTTATTATCCAAATAGTGAACAAGATCTGCAATTATTAGCAGCGGTGACTAGCGAACCTTTTTATATTTTAGGCGCGGGCAGTAATACGCTTTTTGTCGAGGGTGTTACACCGGTAATTATTAAGCCGGAGTTTTTAGGGATTCATGTTAATGAAACAGAAGAATATTATCAGGTCAATGCCGCTTGTGGTGAAAATTGGCATGACTTGGTATGCTTTTGTATTGATGAAGGCATTAACGGTCTAGAAAACTTAGCACTTATTCCTGGCAGTGTTGGCGCTGCTCCAGTACAAAATATTGGTGCTTATGGCGTTGAGATTGCTAATTTTATTGAAAGTGTAACTTGGTTTGATTTTGCTAAAAACAAATCACAGCAGTTAACGCAGGCGCAATGTCAATTTGATTATCGCGATAGTATTTTTAAAAATGCTTTAAAAAATAAAGGAATCATCACAGATATTACTTTACGCTTTCCAAAAAACTGGCAGGCTAAGCTGAATTACCAAGGATTAAACACCTTGCCCCAAAATAGTCATGCTAGGGTTATTATGGATACCGTGATTTCCATACGAAATGCTAAGTTACCTGATCCCAAGGTTATTCCAAACGCTGGCAGCTTTTTTAAAAATCCTGTGGTTAGCGCTGAGCAGTTTTTATTATTAAAAAGTAACCATCCAGAAATTGCCGCTTATCAACAAGATAATGGCACTGTTAAGCTAGCAGCAGGTTGGTTAATTGAAAGAGCAGGGCTGAAAGGTTATCAACTTAACGGTGCAGCTGTGCATAATAAGCAGGCGCTAGTGCTAACCAATATTGATTCGGCCTGCGGGGCAGATATCAAAAATTTAGCCCTACATGTACAGCAAACCGTATTCGCATTATTTACCATTATGCTACAACCAGAAGTAAGAATGCTCGGTGAGCAGGGCGAAGTTACCTTAGGAGCTATAAGCTGA
- the birA gene encoding bifunctional biotin--[acetyl-CoA-carboxylase] ligase/biotin operon repressor BirA produces the protein MAKAIREQLIQYLAAGQFVSGQWLGEQLGVSRAAISNHIASLIEMGLDIYSVTGKGYKLSEPLTLLDEKEIQYKLSALGQKNKVEVHNIIDSTNSYLLRRLPNQNHNLQVCLAEYQDAGRGRRGRKWISPFGSHIYMSMYWYLEQGMAAAMGLSVVSALAVSDAVKELYQIDVQLKWPNDIYFGGVKLAGILIDLDGQALEPCHCVIGIGLNINMPQKSAEQVDQPWTDLQTAMMQSTNKHGNNAVNTIDRNVLAVTLISKLSLRLQQHQHEGLLSMANEWAKQDYYINKPIRLITGTREKKGICRGINNQGALLLEVDGQISPIYGGEVSLRADT, from the coding sequence ATGGCCAAAGCAATACGAGAGCAATTAATACAATATTTAGCCGCCGGACAATTTGTTTCTGGGCAATGGTTAGGTGAGCAGCTAGGGGTAAGTCGCGCAGCAATATCTAATCATATCGCCTCGCTAATTGAAATGGGGCTTGATATTTATAGTGTTACTGGCAAAGGCTATAAATTATCTGAACCGTTAACACTATTAGATGAAAAAGAAATTCAATACAAGTTAAGCGCATTGGGTCAGAAAAACAAAGTCGAAGTGCATAATATTATTGACTCAACCAATAGTTATTTATTGCGTCGTTTACCCAATCAAAATCATAATTTGCAAGTCTGTTTAGCTGAATATCAAGATGCAGGGCGCGGTCGACGCGGTCGTAAGTGGATCTCACCTTTTGGTTCACATATATATATGTCGATGTATTGGTATTTAGAGCAAGGTATGGCGGCAGCTATGGGATTAAGTGTCGTGTCGGCTTTAGCGGTTAGTGATGCAGTAAAAGAACTTTATCAAATTGATGTGCAGTTAAAGTGGCCCAATGACATTTATTTTGGCGGGGTTAAGCTCGCTGGTATCCTTATTGATTTGGATGGGCAAGCTCTTGAACCGTGTCACTGTGTTATTGGTATTGGTTTAAATATTAATATGCCCCAAAAAAGTGCAGAACAAGTCGACCAACCTTGGACAGATTTACAAACAGCTATGATGCAAAGTACCAACAAGCATGGAAATAACGCGGTTAATACGATTGACCGAAATGTTTTAGCTGTAACGTTAATTTCTAAACTCTCATTAAGGCTTCAGCAGCATCAACATGAAGGGTTGCTGAGTATGGCCAATGAGTGGGCCAAACAAGATTATTATATCAATAAACCGATAAGGCTAATCACCGGCACGCGTGAAAAGAAAGGTATTTGTCGAGGCATTAATAACCAAGGAGCTTTATTGTTAGAAGTTGACGGCCAAATTAGTCCTATTTATGGTGGTGAAGTTAGCTTGAGGGCTGACACATGA
- a CDS encoding type III pantothenate kinase produces the protein MRLLVDIGNTRTKYTFEQQGELSIIQSERNETINEKWLSSITESVISIVVASVSEAYIIEVFIAHAQQHNIELHIVNSESKRFGVTSSYQQPTTLGIDRWLTLLAANILYPDENVLIIDAGTATTIDLLDSQGIHLGGWILPGIDILFNSLLSNTSKVRATQEHQANISFGKSTSDGVNNACWAATLGFIEQGIKQANKQVSLDKVLLTGGNAKKVAALLNRQHYIIDELVFIGMQRF, from the coding sequence ATGAGATTATTAGTTGATATTGGCAATACTCGCACCAAATACACTTTTGAGCAGCAAGGTGAATTATCAATCATTCAAAGTGAAAGAAATGAAACCATTAATGAAAAGTGGCTATCAAGTATCACTGAATCAGTGATATCTATCGTCGTTGCGAGTGTTAGCGAAGCTTATATTATAGAGGTTTTTATAGCCCATGCTCAGCAGCATAATATTGAACTGCACATAGTAAACAGTGAAAGCAAACGCTTTGGCGTTACTTCAAGCTATCAACAACCGACAACGTTAGGTATTGATCGATGGTTGACGTTACTGGCGGCTAATATTTTGTACCCAGATGAGAATGTTCTTATTATTGACGCGGGAACAGCAACAACCATAGACTTACTCGACAGTCAGGGCATACATTTAGGTGGGTGGATTTTGCCAGGTATTGATATATTATTTAATAGTCTTTTATCAAATACTTCAAAAGTACGGGCAACTCAAGAGCATCAGGCCAACATTTCTTTTGGTAAAAGTACCTCAGACGGTGTAAATAATGCTTGCTGGGCAGCAACACTTGGTTTTATTGAACAAGGTATCAAGCAAGCTAATAAACAAGTCTCCTTAGATAAAGTATTACTTACCGGCGGTAATGCTAAAAAAGTAGCGGCCTTATTAAACAGACAACATTACATTATTGATGAGCTAGTCTTTATCGGCATGCAACGATTCTAA
- the tuf gene encoding elongation factor Tu — protein MAKAKFERLKPHVNVGTIGHVDHGKTTLTAAISAVLTKVHGGEVKDFAQIDNAPEERERGITINTSHIEYDTEVRHYAHVDCPGHADYIKNMITGAAQMDGAILVVAATDGPMPQTREHILLSRQVGVPYIIVFMNKCDVVDDEELLELVEMEIRELLSEYDFPGDDLPVIQGSALGALQGDEKWEAKIIELADQLDNYIPEPERAIDGAFIMPIEDVFSIAGRGTVVTGRVERGIIKIGEEVEVVGIRDTQKSTCTGVEMFRKLLDEGRAGENCGVLLRGLKREDVERGQVLCKPGSISPHTKFESEVYVLSKDEGGRHTPFFKGYRPQFYFRTTDITGAVELPEGVEMVMPGDNLKFVVELINPVAMDEGLRFAIREGGRTVGAGVVSKIIA, from the coding sequence ATGGCTAAAGCAAAATTTGAACGTTTAAAACCGCATGTAAACGTTGGTACTATCGGACACGTTGATCACGGTAAAACTACTTTAACAGCTGCTATCTCTGCAGTATTAACTAAAGTACACGGTGGTGAAGTTAAAGATTTCGCACAAATCGATAATGCTCCTGAAGAGCGTGAGCGTGGTATTACAATCAATACTTCTCACATCGAGTACGATACAGAAGTTCGTCACTACGCACACGTAGATTGTCCTGGTCACGCCGATTACATCAAAAACATGATCACCGGTGCTGCACAAATGGATGGCGCTATCTTAGTAGTTGCTGCTACAGATGGTCCTATGCCACAAACACGTGAGCACATCTTGTTATCACGTCAGGTTGGTGTTCCATATATCATCGTATTCATGAACAAATGTGATGTTGTAGATGACGAAGAATTACTAGAATTAGTAGAAATGGAAATTCGTGAACTTCTTTCTGAATATGACTTCCCAGGTGATGATTTACCGGTAATTCAAGGTTCAGCTCTAGGCGCTCTTCAAGGCGACGAAAAGTGGGAAGCAAAAATCATCGAACTTGCTGATCAATTAGATAACTACATTCCAGAGCCAGAGCGTGCAATCGACGGAGCATTCATTATGCCTATCGAAGATGTATTCTCAATTGCTGGTCGTGGTACTGTTGTTACTGGTCGTGTTGAACGCGGTATCATCAAAATTGGTGAAGAAGTAGAAGTTGTTGGTATCCGTGATACTCAAAAATCTACTTGTACTGGTGTTGAAATGTTCCGTAAGCTTCTAGACGAAGGTCGTGCTGGCGAGAACTGTGGTGTACTTTTACGTGGTCTTAAGCGTGAAGACGTTGAACGTGGTCAAGTATTATGTAAGCCTGGTTCAATTTCACCTCATACAAAATTCGAATCAGAAGTATACGTGTTAAGTAAAGATGAAGGTGGTCGTCATACACCATTCTTTAAAGGATACCGTCCACAGTTTTACTTCCGTACAACAGATATCACAGGTGCTGTAGAGCTTCCTGAAGGTGTTGAAATGGTAATGCCTGGCGACAACTTGAAATTTGTTGTAGAGCTAATCAACCCAGTAGCGATGGATGAAGGTTTACGCTTCGCTATCCGTGAAGGTGGTCGTACTGTTGGTGCTGGTGTTGTATCTAAAATCATCGCATAA
- the ompR gene encoding osmolarity response regulator transcription factor OmpR produces the protein MSNETKKILVVDDDMRLRALLERYLVEQGFAVRTAASSEQMDRLLERENFHLLVLDLMLPGEDGLSICRRLRQQSNDMPIVMLTAKGDEVDRIIGLELGADDYMPKPFNPRELLARIKAVLRRRVQEAPGAPSQEENIVSFGEYQLNLATREMVKGDINMPLTSGEFAVLKALITHPREPLSRDKLMNLARGRDYSALERSIDVQVSRLRRMLEVDPAKPRYIQTVWGLGYVFVPEGKEVN, from the coding sequence ATGAGTAATGAAACTAAAAAGATATTAGTAGTTGATGATGATATGCGCCTTCGAGCGCTTTTAGAGCGATATTTAGTTGAACAAGGTTTTGCCGTGCGTACTGCGGCGAGTTCAGAGCAAATGGATCGTTTACTTGAGAGAGAGAACTTTCACTTGTTAGTCTTAGATTTGATGTTACCTGGCGAAGATGGCTTATCTATATGTCGTCGATTACGTCAACAATCTAATGATATGCCAATTGTCATGCTAACCGCCAAAGGCGATGAAGTTGATCGTATTATTGGTTTGGAACTCGGTGCTGATGATTACATGCCAAAACCTTTTAATCCAAGAGAATTATTAGCGCGAATTAAAGCCGTATTGAGACGCAGGGTACAAGAAGCTCCTGGCGCTCCTTCACAAGAAGAGAACATTGTTTCTTTCGGTGAGTATCAACTTAACCTTGCCACTAGAGAGATGGTAAAAGGTGATATCAATATGCCTTTAACGAGTGGCGAATTTGCTGTTTTAAAAGCTCTGATCACTCACCCAAGAGAGCCACTGTCTCGTGATAAATTGATGAATTTAGCGCGTGGTCGTGACTATTCAGCTTTAGAGCGTAGTATTGATGTACAGGTGTCACGTTTAAGAAGAATGTTAGAAGTAGACCCGGCAAAACCTCGCTATATTCAAACGGTTTGGGGTTTAGGTTACGTCTTTGTGCCTGAAGGTAAAGAAGTCAATTAG
- the envZ gene encoding two-component system sensor histidine kinase EnvZ, whose amino-acid sequence MKILPRSAFGQTVLLIGFLLLINQVVSWVSMVYYIIQPNTQLTNELLAKQVRVVLIDIDDDLLRKAFSRSFQEKTGIEVYRESDALSSGLAEATYLAHRSKEMSKLLDGDAELRLTQGGEQYIFWIRPPQAPHYWIRIPLSGLEEANFSPLTVVLMFLGLLSVIGGWLFVRQINRPLKALQKAAEDVGRGEFPQPLAELGTTEIVAVTQAFNHMSRGIKQLEDDRNLLMAGISHDLRTPLTRIRLAAEMMSTQDEFLKEGIEGDIDDMNSIIDQFIDYIRHNSKDKPELCDLNHLINDVMQTELIYGRQINFSEQELPEIPLRFVAMKRAVANIIQNALRYSDGDIDIITGISVDKKSVYFCVSDNGPGIPEEDIERLFQPFTQGDKARGTEGSGLGLAIIKKIVNTHGGDVLLTNRAEGGLSAKVLLPIK is encoded by the coding sequence TTGAAAATATTGCCACGTAGTGCCTTTGGGCAAACCGTACTCTTGATTGGTTTTTTACTCTTGATTAATCAAGTTGTTTCTTGGGTATCTATGGTTTATTACATCATCCAACCTAATACTCAGCTAACTAATGAGTTGTTAGCAAAACAAGTACGGGTTGTGCTTATTGATATTGATGATGATCTGCTTAGAAAGGCATTCTCAAGATCATTTCAAGAAAAAACGGGCATTGAAGTTTATCGTGAAAGTGACGCATTATCGTCAGGGTTGGCAGAAGCTACCTATCTTGCGCATCGCTCTAAAGAGATGTCAAAATTACTTGATGGTGATGCTGAACTGAGACTGACCCAAGGAGGGGAGCAATATATATTCTGGATCAGGCCTCCGCAAGCGCCACATTATTGGATCAGAATTCCCCTTTCAGGTCTAGAAGAAGCAAACTTTTCTCCGCTTACAGTGGTGTTAATGTTTCTGGGCCTATTGAGTGTCATTGGCGGTTGGTTGTTTGTTCGGCAAATAAATCGTCCTTTAAAAGCATTACAAAAAGCCGCAGAAGATGTCGGGCGTGGCGAGTTTCCTCAGCCATTAGCCGAGTTAGGTACCACTGAAATTGTTGCGGTAACTCAAGCTTTTAATCATATGTCTCGAGGTATAAAACAGCTTGAAGACGATCGTAACTTATTGATGGCCGGAATTTCTCATGATTTACGCACGCCATTAACCAGAATTCGCCTTGCGGCGGAGATGATGTCAACACAAGATGAGTTTTTAAAAGAGGGTATCGAAGGCGATATTGATGATATGAACAGTATTATTGATCAGTTTATCGACTACATTCGCCATAACAGTAAAGATAAGCCTGAGCTTTGCGATCTCAATCACTTAATTAATGATGTGATGCAAACCGAACTTATTTATGGTCGGCAGATAAATTTTTCAGAGCAAGAACTACCTGAAATACCGCTACGCTTTGTTGCGATGAAGAGAGCGGTCGCTAACATTATTCAGAATGCCTTACGTTACTCTGATGGCGATATTGATATTATTACCGGGATTTCAGTGGATAAAAAGTCAGTGTATTTCTGTGTGTCTGACAACGGTCCTGGTATTCCTGAAGAAGATATAGAACGTTTGTTCCAACCTTTTACGCAAGGGGATAAAGCGCGTGGCACAGAAGGAAGTGGTTTAGGCTTAGCGATAATAAAGAAGATAGTGAATACCCATGGTGGCGATGTTCTGTTAACTAACCGTGCTGAAGGCGGTTTATCAGCCAAGGTTTTATTACCCATTAAATAA
- the pckA gene encoding phosphoenolpyruvate carboxykinase (ATP) — MASLESSIDLSVYGINDVAEIVYNPSYELLFAEETKSELTGFDKGIETELGAVNVDTGIFTGRSPKDKYIVRDDTSRDTVWWSDQGKNDNKPMTQETWDHLKTLVTTQLSKQRLFVVDTYCGANADTRLKVRFITQVAWQAHFVKNMFIRPSDEELKDYEPDFIVMNGAKTTNDKWQEQGLNSENFVAFNLTEKIQLIGGTWYGGEMKKGMFSMMNYLLPLKGIASMHCSANVGEEGDVAVFFGLSGTGKTTLSTDPKRQLIGDDEHGWDDNGVFNFEGGCYAKTINLSKENEPDIYNAIRRNALLENVSVDEHGKIDFDDNSKTENTRVSYPIDHIENIVKPISRAGHAKKVIFLTADAFGVLPPVSKLTPAQTEYYFLSGFTAKLAGTERGITKPTPTFSSCFGAAFLSLHPTQYAEVLRKRMQAVGAEAYLVNTGWNGTGKRISIKATRAIIDSILDGSIDSAETTVLPLFNLEIPTSVAGVEGDILDPRDTYTDKEEWNTKAEDLAKRFVKNFSKFTDTDNGKSLVDAGPQL, encoded by the coding sequence TACAATCCGTCTTACGAGTTACTCTTTGCTGAAGAAACTAAGTCTGAACTGACTGGTTTTGATAAAGGCATAGAAACCGAGCTTGGTGCGGTTAACGTCGATACGGGTATTTTTACCGGTCGCTCACCTAAAGATAAATATATTGTTCGTGATGATACTAGCCGTGATACGGTTTGGTGGTCTGATCAAGGTAAGAATGATAACAAACCAATGACGCAAGAAACTTGGGATCATTTAAAGACTTTAGTGACTACTCAACTTTCTAAACAGCGTTTATTTGTTGTCGATACTTACTGTGGTGCTAATGCCGATACACGCTTAAAAGTTCGCTTTATCACTCAAGTTGCATGGCAAGCTCACTTTGTTAAAAACATGTTTATTCGCCCTTCAGATGAAGAGTTGAAAGATTACGAACCCGATTTCATCGTAATGAATGGTGCTAAAACAACTAACGATAAATGGCAAGAACAAGGTCTTAACTCTGAAAACTTTGTTGCCTTTAACCTTACTGAAAAAATTCAATTAATCGGCGGTACTTGGTACGGCGGAGAAATGAAAAAAGGTATGTTCTCAATGATGAACTACCTATTACCTTTAAAAGGTATTGCTTCAATGCACTGTAGTGCAAACGTCGGTGAAGAAGGCGATGTAGCGGTATTTTTCGGCTTATCAGGTACAGGTAAAACAACGCTTTCTACAGATCCAAAGCGTCAACTTATCGGCGATGACGAACATGGCTGGGATGATAATGGTGTGTTTAACTTTGAAGGTGGTTGTTACGCTAAAACGATCAACTTAAGCAAAGAAAATGAACCTGATATTTATAATGCGATACGTCGCAATGCATTATTAGAAAATGTTAGCGTTGATGAGCACGGTAAAATTGATTTTGATGATAACTCAAAAACTGAAAATACCCGTGTGTCTTACCCAATTGATCATATTGAAAATATTGTTAAGCCTATTTCTCGTGCTGGTCATGCGAAAAAAGTTATTTTCTTAACTGCCGATGCTTTTGGTGTATTACCACCTGTTTCAAAGTTAACCCCAGCACAAACTGAATATTACTTTTTATCTGGTTTTACGGCTAAGCTTGCTGGAACTGAGCGTGGTATTACCAAGCCGACTCCGACATTCTCAAGTTGTTTTGGCGCAGCCTTCCTAAGCTTGCACCCTACTCAGTATGCTGAAGTTCTACGTAAACGTATGCAAGCCGTTGGTGCTGAAGCTTACTTAGTTAACACCGGTTGGAATGGTACGGGTAAACGTATCTCAATAAAGGCGACTCGTGCGATTATTGATTCGATTCTAGATGGTTCTATAGATAGCGCTGAAACTACTGTTTTACCGTTATTTAATTTAGAAATCCCAACGAGTGTTGCAGGGGTTGAAGGCGATATTCTTGACCCTCGTGATACTTACACAGATAAAGAAGAGTGGAACACTAAAGCAGAAGATTTAGCTAAGCGCTTTGTTAAAAACTTTAGTAAGTTTACTGATACTGATAATGGTAAGTCATTAGTCGATGCTGGACCTCAGCTATAA